A part of Lactobacillus sp. ESL0700 genomic DNA contains:
- a CDS encoding sulfite exporter TauE/SafE family protein, protein MPSIFTLIFILLGGIAGGLLSSVASMASLASYPVLLAVGIPPVYANVTNDAALIWTSVGSTISSTKELKGHWKQVGFYGLFTVVGSLLGCFLLLSFPSSVFEKLVPFFIAGSGIMVLASGKHHSLEPHKRPLWQEIFYIAALLVMGVYTGYFGAAGGVIVLVLLTYITDEKFIVVNAIKNVICGLANLVALIVFIFTSHIYWNQAIPLAIGMFIGGYLGMGILRKVPANVVRLFIAALAFIQAGYFFYKAYML, encoded by the coding sequence ATGCCGTCAATTTTTACATTAATCTTTATTTTACTGGGAGGAATTGCAGGAGGTCTACTGTCATCAGTCGCATCAATGGCATCGCTTGCGTCCTACCCAGTCTTATTAGCCGTCGGGATTCCGCCAGTTTATGCCAATGTCACTAACGACGCCGCTCTCATTTGGACCAGCGTTGGCTCGACGATTTCATCAACTAAGGAACTCAAGGGACACTGGAAACAAGTCGGCTTTTATGGCTTATTTACAGTTGTCGGGTCGCTTTTAGGCTGCTTTTTACTATTATCGTTTCCATCAAGTGTCTTTGAAAAACTCGTGCCGTTCTTCATTGCCGGCTCGGGAATTATGGTGCTGGCATCCGGCAAGCATCACAGTTTAGAACCACACAAAAGACCGCTCTGGCAAGAAATTTTCTATATCGCAGCGTTACTCGTAATGGGTGTTTATACCGGCTACTTTGGTGCTGCCGGTGGCGTGATTGTGCTGGTACTGTTAACCTATATTACTGATGAAAAGTTTATTGTCGTAAATGCCATCAAAAACGTTATTTGCGGCTTGGCTAACCTGGTAGCGTTAATTGTATTTATCTTTACGTCACACATTTACTGGAATCAGGCTATTCCACTTGCCATCGGGATGTTTATCGGTGGTTATTTAGGAATGGGAATTTTGCGTAAGGTTCCGGCAAATGTTGTCCGGTTATTCATTGCGGCTCTAGCGTTTATTCAGGCAGGGTATTTCTTTTACAAAGCATATATGTTATAG
- a CDS encoding histidine phosphatase family protein, protein MKELYLMRHSQTLFNQLHRIQGWSDSPLTQQGIKDAQEVGQYFKSHQITFDHAYSSTQERACDTLENITDQPYTRLKGLKEWNFGVFEGQSEQLNPHNDSSRHSYGDFFLQFGGESDIEVQGRMNSTLTSIMEQPDAHHVLAVSHGGACFMFLQKWLPYDEIKQRVTNFHNCCILKFTYEDGKFNFVEAINVKKQ, encoded by the coding sequence ATGAAAGAACTATATTTGATGCGGCACAGTCAGACATTATTTAACCAATTACACAGAATTCAGGGGTGGTCAGATTCGCCGTTAACCCAGCAGGGAATTAAAGATGCACAAGAAGTCGGGCAATACTTTAAGTCGCATCAAATCACCTTTGACCACGCTTATTCGTCAACGCAGGAGCGGGCCTGTGACACGCTGGAGAATATTACGGATCAGCCATATACCAGATTAAAGGGCTTGAAGGAATGGAATTTTGGCGTCTTTGAAGGGCAAAGCGAGCAGCTTAATCCCCATAATGACAGTAGCCGGCATTCATACGGTGACTTCTTTCTGCAATTTGGCGGCGAGTCAGATATTGAAGTACAGGGGCGAATGAATAGCACTCTGACATCGATCATGGAGCAGCCAGATGCGCACCACGTTCTAGCAGTTAGTCATGGTGGAGCATGTTTCATGTTTTTGCAAAAGTGGCTGCCTTATGATGAAATTAAGCAGCGAGTAACCAACTTCCATAATTGTTGCATTCTCAAGTTTACTTATGAAGATGGTAAGTTTAACTTTGTTGAGGCAATTAATGTTAAAAAGCAATAA
- a CDS encoding DJ-1 family glyoxalase III, whose amino-acid sequence MTKVAVVFADGCEEVEGLSVIDVLRRLGVQADMVGLTSKDVLGDHNIKLTCDKIVDESLLDYDLVAFPGGKTGAENLRDNQLLKSLMVQRHENQQWDAAMCAAPIALARYGVLNDVNYTCYPGFDTQTKHDAPSGNFKEDITVTDSDQRVITSRGPATAWAFAYAIAEALGIDTTALKQGMLYEYLGDHIQDSL is encoded by the coding sequence ATGACTAAAGTTGCGGTAGTCTTCGCTGATGGTTGCGAAGAAGTTGAAGGCTTGAGCGTGATTGACGTTCTACGTCGCTTAGGTGTGCAAGCCGACATGGTAGGATTAACTAGCAAGGATGTACTTGGCGATCACAATATTAAGTTAACTTGTGACAAAATCGTCGATGAAAGTTTGCTTGATTATGATTTAGTAGCTTTTCCGGGTGGTAAAACTGGCGCCGAAAATTTGCGCGACAACCAGCTATTGAAGTCTTTAATGGTGCAGCGCCACGAAAATCAACAGTGGGATGCTGCCATGTGTGCAGCACCAATTGCCTTGGCTCGCTATGGCGTGTTAAATGACGTGAACTATACCTGTTATCCTGGATTTGATACTCAAACTAAGCATGATGCACCAAGTGGTAACTTTAAAGAAGACATTACAGTTACGGATTCTGATCAACGAGTAATTACTAGCCGAGGACCAGCAACAGCTTGGGCTTTTGCTTATGCAATTGCTGAAGCACTTGGAATTGATACTACAGCATTAAAGCAAGGCATGCTTTACGAGTATCTTGGCGACCACATTCAAGATAGTTTATAA
- a CDS encoding alpha/beta hydrolase, with translation MKKKNWFWLGISIIILLSIGIVCWHAVNGRNSYPANTNQVGQVMDHSDSTPTIYLHGWGASGKSTDSMIAYAEKHNNAHQVLTAKVKRDGTIILRGTWPKGIAHPIIQLVFADNKNGNYYLTREWFYHLIVLLQKKYRIKHYNTVAHSMGNLTTMFYQVKYGSNSKLPKLRKQVNLGGHFDGIVGMDDKINHNYLLSSGRPKYLNASYRYLLKYRQNYPSGVQVLNVFGNKGDGTNSDGDVSVVSARSLRYLLRGKVSSYREIEVKGAGGQHSQLHENPKVDQAIGRFLW, from the coding sequence ATGAAAAAGAAAAATTGGTTTTGGCTTGGAATAAGTATAATTATTTTGCTTAGTATTGGTATCGTCTGTTGGCATGCGGTTAATGGTCGTAATAGTTATCCGGCTAATACTAATCAGGTTGGTCAAGTTATGGATCACTCAGACAGCACGCCGACAATTTATCTGCATGGCTGGGGTGCCAGCGGCAAATCGACAGACAGTATGATTGCGTATGCTGAAAAGCATAACAATGCACATCAGGTACTGACTGCCAAAGTTAAGCGTGATGGTACGATTATACTGCGGGGAACTTGGCCAAAAGGCATAGCACACCCGATAATTCAGCTGGTGTTTGCTGACAATAAAAATGGCAATTATTACTTAACGCGCGAATGGTTTTATCACCTTATCGTCTTATTGCAGAAAAAATACCGCATCAAGCACTACAACACAGTAGCACATTCGATGGGTAACTTAACGACAATGTTTTACCAAGTGAAGTATGGCAGTAATTCTAAATTGCCTAAGTTAAGAAAGCAGGTTAATCTTGGCGGTCATTTTGATGGCATCGTGGGGATGGACGACAAGATAAATCATAATTATTTATTATCTAGTGGGCGTCCTAAATATCTCAATGCATCATACCGTTATTTATTAAAATATCGGCAAAATTATCCTAGTGGTGTGCAAGTCTTAAATGTTTTTGGCAATAAAGGTGATGGTACCAATTCTGATGGGGATGTTAGCGTTGTTTCGGCTCGTTCGCTGCGATATTTGTTGCGCGGGAAAGTAAGCAGTTATCGCGAAATTGAAGTTAAGGGAGCTGGCGGTCAGCACAGTCAACTTCACGAAAATCCCAAGGTTGACCAAGCTATCGGCCGATTTTTATGGTGA
- a CDS encoding HAD family hydrolase yields the protein MTKFETLIIIPEGNLLNQKVAERNALRQTLRELGRDFGPAERIRYTSLQEKVKFLGLNERIQLILQTFCNDNLQTSQQIFWQKMTEQKQLVQDAIAFLDEMSAKVNLVMLAKEPQKILAPRLAESELLNYFSAVYFPENSAVKLPNKNVFVPIFQEHNDFNPATSLVIGTNLTEEIQGAENANLQSLWLAPKKSKIPITPHPTLHLNKLSDLLFYLQLS from the coding sequence GTGACAAAGTTTGAAACATTGATAATTATTCCCGAAGGCAATCTGTTAAATCAAAAAGTAGCCGAAAGAAACGCGCTTCGGCAAACTTTACGTGAGCTAGGCCGCGATTTTGGCCCTGCTGAACGAATTAGATACACCAGCCTGCAGGAGAAAGTAAAGTTTCTCGGTCTAAACGAGCGCATTCAATTAATTTTGCAAACATTTTGCAACGATAATTTACAAACTTCTCAGCAAATTTTTTGGCAAAAAATGACCGAGCAGAAACAACTGGTTCAAGATGCGATTGCCTTTTTAGATGAAATGTCAGCTAAAGTTAATTTGGTAATGCTGGCAAAAGAGCCGCAAAAAATATTAGCACCCCGACTAGCAGAAAGTGAACTGCTCAATTATTTTTCTGCCGTTTACTTTCCAGAAAATTCCGCTGTCAAACTGCCTAATAAAAATGTGTTTGTACCTATTTTTCAGGAGCACAACGACTTTAACCCGGCAACCAGTCTAGTTATCGGTACCAACCTCACCGAGGAAATTCAAGGTGCTGAAAATGCCAACCTGCAATCACTATGGCTGGCACCTAAAAAAAGCAAAATTCCGATTACCCCGCATCCCACACTGCACCTGAACAAGTTAAGCGATTTATTATTTTACCTTCAGCTCAGCTAG
- a CDS encoding histidine phosphatase family protein — protein sequence MSTEVYLVRHGETMFNQLDKVQGWCDSPLTVKGINDLKRTAQALSQVHFDNMYSSDLKRAIDTVHLMKDANQVSEINKIKKLPEFREVFFGSFEGDDVHHTWEQVAMAAGMGHEDNVTKIINQVGIYEFREATKEADPRHLAENKEELDARMVRAVNVLSDLTKNEKRVLLVSHGDFIKTLGIKYWNQSDGLHDIIFPDNGSVSRGILHDNGKFEIVDYNINAENI from the coding sequence TTGAGTACAGAAGTTTATTTGGTTCGGCATGGTGAAACGATGTTTAACCAGCTTGATAAGGTTCAGGGCTGGTGTGACTCACCATTGACGGTTAAAGGAATTAATGATTTAAAGCGAACCGCACAGGCTTTAAGTCAGGTTCATTTTGACAATATGTATTCTTCAGATTTGAAGCGAGCAATTGATACCGTGCACTTAATGAAAGATGCCAATCAGGTATCGGAAATTAACAAAATCAAAAAGCTGCCAGAATTTCGGGAAGTCTTTTTTGGTTCGTTTGAGGGTGATGATGTTCATCATACTTGGGAGCAAGTTGCAATGGCCGCTGGTATGGGTCATGAGGATAACGTGACCAAAATCATTAATCAAGTCGGTATTTATGAGTTTCGGGAGGCCACCAAAGAAGCTGATCCACGACATTTGGCCGAAAATAAGGAAGAACTTGATGCCAGAATGGTGCGTGCGGTTAACGTGCTAAGCGATTTAACCAAGAATGAGAAGCGCGTTTTGCTAGTGTCACATGGTGACTTTATCAAAACCTTGGGAATTAAGTACTGGAACCAAAGTGATGGGTTACACGACATTATCTTTCCTGATAACGGTAGTGTCAGTCGCGGCATTCTCCATGACAATGGCAAATTTGAAATTGTCGATTACAATATTAATGCAGAAAATATATAG
- a CDS encoding cation diffusion facilitator family transporter: MKDHTTKRYAYVTLLNIIITIAEFIGGFVSGSLALLSDAVHNLSDVGAIIISFVAHLISNRSRNQNKTFGYERAETLAAFTNGIILILISITLFVEAIERFWQPSQIKGGIMLVVSIIGLIANFVSMLAMHQDAKGSLNVRSTFVHMMSDALSSVAVVIGAIFIYFWQITWLDPVMTMLVSVFVLHEAYQITKKAANILMESNPDIDLEQMNQIVLSFPEIKNIHHVHLWRYSDNYIMLDAHVNVDAKLTAGEFEKLTQQISKKLQQLGINHINFQAECERGKNDEMIVPGHDHEN, translated from the coding sequence ATGAAAGATCACACAACTAAGCGTTATGCTTATGTAACGCTACTTAACATTATCATTACCATTGCAGAGTTTATTGGTGGGTTTGTGTCTGGGTCCTTAGCCTTATTGTCAGATGCTGTCCATAATTTAAGTGATGTGGGTGCGATTATCATTTCGTTTGTCGCACATTTAATTAGTAATCGTAGTCGCAATCAGAATAAAACGTTCGGCTATGAGCGTGCCGAAACCTTGGCCGCCTTCACTAACGGAATTATTTTAATTTTAATCAGTATTACTTTATTTGTTGAGGCAATTGAGCGTTTTTGGCAGCCTAGCCAAATTAAGGGCGGTATTATGCTGGTAGTTTCGATTATTGGTCTGATAGCTAATTTTGTTTCGATGTTGGCGATGCACCAAGATGCAAAAGGGAGTTTAAACGTCCGTTCAACCTTTGTGCATATGATGAGTGATGCCTTGTCTAGCGTTGCTGTCGTCATTGGCGCGATATTTATTTACTTCTGGCAGATTACTTGGCTTGATCCTGTCATGACGATGTTAGTATCAGTGTTTGTTCTGCATGAGGCATATCAGATTACTAAAAAAGCAGCGAATATTTTAATGGAATCAAATCCTGATATTGACCTTGAACAAATGAATCAAATTGTGTTATCTTTTCCAGAGATAAAAAATATTCATCATGTGCATTTATGGCGCTACAGCGACAATTATATTATGCTTGATGCCCACGTTAACGTGGATGCTAAATTAACTGCTGGTGAATTTGAAAAGTTAACGCAGCAAATTAGTAAAAAGTTGCAGCAATTGGGGATTAATCATATTAATTTTCAAGCTGAGTGTGAACGTGGCAAGAATGATGAGATGATTGTGCCGGGCCATGATCACGAAAATTAG
- a CDS encoding AAA family ATPase, which translates to MRKIFLLRGAPGSGKSSFIARHHLQPYAISRDQIRLLLANLTYFYEEDTDCLHQVIPRYANKQTERLVDYLVEEKMKRGETVIVDSTHVVSDSIEHYKPWVERYRYELFVVDLMYHKSLRNLLNRNQVRRQYDWVKPDVVREMYLTYKDNWQVPEWAHVVNPNQMGNVLSQKESDLDHFAHVIAVPDKVAEADFPHVHISNFYFSFNDRFTEKYGTYRNVITIGKTEEEVIKEFRLPYFVFKFHHKHFLISAYPIRNELLDPIKKVKGVWTYSTGLVNLADFMHKVPQSRPQHVHQFNLSKLHSDRLLHIW; encoded by the coding sequence ATGCGTAAAATATTTTTATTACGAGGCGCACCCGGCTCCGGTAAATCTTCATTCATTGCTCGCCATCACTTACAACCATACGCGATTAGTCGTGATCAAATTAGATTATTATTGGCGAACTTAACCTATTTTTATGAAGAAGATACCGATTGCTTACATCAAGTAATTCCGCGCTATGCGAATAAGCAAACAGAGCGGTTAGTTGACTACCTCGTAGAAGAAAAGATGAAGCGCGGCGAAACGGTAATTGTTGATAGTACCCATGTTGTTTCTGATAGTATTGAACACTATAAGCCTTGGGTTGAGCGTTATCGTTATGAATTATTCGTCGTTGATTTAATGTACCACAAGAGCTTGCGTAACTTGCTTAATCGTAATCAAGTGCGCCGGCAATATGATTGGGTCAAGCCAGATGTGGTTCGAGAAATGTACTTGACCTACAAGGATAATTGGCAGGTGCCTGAATGGGCGCACGTGGTTAATCCTAATCAGATGGGCAATGTGTTGTCACAAAAGGAGAGCGATTTAGATCATTTTGCACATGTAATTGCTGTCCCAGATAAAGTTGCGGAGGCAGATTTTCCGCATGTGCATATTTCTAATTTTTACTTTTCCTTTAATGATCGGTTTACAGAAAAGTACGGTACTTACCGCAACGTGATTACAATCGGTAAAACGGAAGAAGAAGTTATTAAGGAATTTCGCTTACCATATTTTGTGTTCAAGTTTCATCACAAACACTTTCTAATTTCAGCGTATCCGATCAGAAATGAGTTGCTGGATCCGATTAAAAAGGTCAAAGGTGTGTGGACGTATTCAACGGGATTGGTTAATCTAGCTGATTTTATGCACAAAGTACCACAGAGCAGACCGCAACATGTGCACCAATTTAATTTGAGTAAATTACACTCAGATCGTTTGTTGCATATTTGGTAG
- a CDS encoding 2,3-diphosphoglycerate-dependent phosphoglycerate mutase, which yields MVKLVLVRHGESTANSANVYTGWNDVPLTAKGRAQARHAGELIKQIPDFAPTHIHTSVLSRAIVTANVVADVCHFLYLPITKTWRLNERHYGKLRGINKDLSRQIYGKQQILEWRRGFYSIPPEGKKITDRRYNTCDLHRLPLAESLYQTQQRLLPYYNNEVASRLKNGEDQLIVAHGSSLRALIKKMEEINDHDIVQVEVPNAEPISYTLDDRLQIVDKQILR from the coding sequence ATGGTCAAGTTAGTTTTAGTTAGACATGGTGAAAGCACGGCCAATTCGGCCAATGTCTACACTGGGTGGAACGATGTGCCACTGACTGCTAAGGGCAGGGCACAAGCAAGGCATGCTGGTGAACTAATTAAGCAAATTCCTGACTTTGCACCAACACATATTCATACTTCGGTTTTATCGCGGGCAATTGTGACTGCAAATGTTGTGGCTGATGTTTGTCATTTTCTGTATTTACCAATTACCAAAACTTGGCGACTGAATGAGCGGCATTACGGCAAACTCCGTGGCATCAATAAGGATTTGTCCCGCCAAATTTATGGTAAGCAGCAAATTCTAGAGTGGCGCCGCGGCTTTTATTCAATTCCGCCAGAGGGGAAAAAGATTACAGATCGCCGTTACAATACCTGTGACTTGCACCGCCTGCCGCTTGCTGAGAGCTTATATCAGACGCAACAGCGCTTATTGCCATACTATAATAATGAAGTTGCAAGTAGATTGAAAAACGGTGAGGACCAATTAATTGTTGCTCACGGATCAAGTCTGCGCGCCTTAATTAAAAAAATGGAAGAAATTAATGACCACGACATTGTGCAGGTAGAAGTTCCTAATGCAGAGCCAATTAGCTATACCTTGGATGATCGTTTACAAATTGTTGATAAACAAATTTTACGCTAA
- a CDS encoding aldo/keto reductase — MEYANLGKTTIKISKLCVGGMSFGQAGTMHDWTLNPSDTEKVVAHALDLGINFFDTANSYSAGTGEEYLGKALKNCTTRDKVVIASKVYFNPGRLSRKAIEREIDGTLERLGTDYLDLYMIHRFDYDTPIEETMSALNDLVKAGKVRALGASAMYAYQFYNMQLAARDHGWTQFSAMENHYNLLYREDEHELIPLCRQMGVTLMPYSPLAAGRLARPNWDADTLRSKTDRVARGKYDHTKKYDVQITKRVNELAQKYQVKMSQIALAWLWSKGITAPIIGATKISHFDDAVNALSVKLTNEDIAYIEQPYFPHKIVGAIDENPPAGTVLLNEDSK; from the coding sequence ATGGAATATGCTAATTTAGGTAAAACGACCATTAAGATTTCTAAATTATGTGTTGGTGGCATGAGTTTTGGTCAAGCTGGGACAATGCATGATTGGACGTTAAATCCAAGTGATACTGAGAAGGTTGTCGCCCATGCATTAGATTTAGGAATTAACTTTTTTGATACAGCTAACAGTTATTCTGCGGGTACCGGCGAGGAATATTTAGGAAAAGCACTGAAAAACTGCACTACCAGAGATAAGGTAGTGATTGCTTCTAAGGTTTATTTCAATCCTGGCCGCCTATCACGTAAAGCGATTGAACGTGAAATTGACGGTACTTTAGAGCGACTAGGAACGGATTATTTGGATTTATACATGATTCACCGGTTTGATTATGATACGCCGATTGAGGAGACAATGTCTGCTCTAAACGATTTGGTTAAGGCCGGAAAAGTTAGGGCGCTTGGTGCATCAGCGATGTATGCCTATCAGTTTTACAATATGCAACTAGCTGCGCGGGATCATGGCTGGACCCAGTTTTCAGCAATGGAAAATCACTATAACTTGCTTTATCGAGAAGATGAGCATGAATTGATCCCGCTTTGTCGCCAAATGGGCGTCACATTGATGCCGTATAGTCCCTTAGCTGCTGGTCGACTTGCTCGTCCTAATTGGGATGCCGATACTTTGCGCAGTAAAACTGACCGGGTAGCACGTGGTAAGTATGACCATACGAAGAAATATGATGTGCAGATTACTAAGCGAGTTAACGAATTAGCACAAAAATATCAGGTGAAGATGTCGCAAATTGCGTTAGCATGGTTATGGTCTAAGGGTATAACAGCACCAATTATCGGGGCAACCAAAATTAGCCATTTTGATGATGCAGTAAATGCGCTTTCTGTTAAACTAACTAATGAAGATATTGCTTACATTGAGCAGCCATATTTTCCGCATAAAATTGTTGGTGCGATTGATGAAAATCCACCAGCAGGGACAGTATTATTAAATGAGGATTCAAAATGA
- a CDS encoding LysR family transcriptional regulator, translated as MELRVLRYFLAVVNEQNISRAAAKLHISQPTISRQIHELEQELGVRLFERGTRTIKLTTDGEYLANQARQILTLADKTKTNIGKNAEISGSIFIGCSEAPMLSTIADAINQLKQVAPNVIVNLHSCDASEVQRKMQNGVFDFGFVLEPFNKTNYNFLTLPGVTKWGLLTRNDSILATKAKIQVADLIGKPVILPQRHTSQTLLTNWLGQSDLKFQTVAKYNLLNNAAILAQHGVGDVLCLDGIINLAQTNLIFIPLEPELSIHASLIWSKTSVLSRAAQIFLDQLKKLLNQE; from the coding sequence ATGGAACTTAGAGTCTTACGCTATTTTTTAGCGGTCGTTAACGAACAAAACATCTCTCGTGCTGCAGCCAAGCTGCATATTTCACAGCCCACAATTTCACGGCAAATTCACGAACTTGAGCAAGAGCTCGGAGTCAGATTATTTGAGCGTGGCACCAGAACCATTAAGCTGACAACTGATGGCGAGTATCTTGCCAATCAAGCTAGGCAAATTTTAACGTTAGCTGATAAGACAAAAACAAATATCGGTAAAAATGCCGAAATTAGCGGCAGTATTTTTATCGGCTGCTCGGAGGCACCAATGCTCAGCACAATTGCAGATGCCATTAACCAATTGAAGCAAGTGGCACCGAATGTCATTGTCAACTTACATAGTTGCGATGCCAGTGAGGTACAACGCAAAATGCAAAACGGTGTGTTTGATTTCGGTTTTGTTCTTGAGCCTTTCAATAAAACCAATTATAACTTCTTAACACTTCCAGGGGTTACAAAATGGGGTCTACTAACCAGAAACGATTCAATTCTAGCTACTAAAGCTAAAATTCAAGTTGCTGATTTAATCGGCAAGCCAGTAATTCTGCCGCAACGTCACACCAGTCAGACACTGTTAACTAACTGGCTAGGTCAAAGTGACCTTAAGTTTCAAACCGTTGCCAAATATAATTTGCTCAACAATGCGGCAATTTTGGCACAACACGGTGTTGGGGATGTGCTTTGCCTTGACGGTATCATCAATTTAGCTCAAACTAACTTAATCTTTATTCCACTTGAGCCAGAACTAAGCATTCATGCCAGTTTAATCTGGTCAAAAACTTCGGTCCTATCTCGCGCTGCCCAAATCTTTTTGGATCAATTAAAAAAGCTGCTAAATCAAGAATAG
- a CDS encoding helix-turn-helix transcriptional regulator yields MSILSEHLREQRIANHWSQEQLATKMEVSRQSVSKWETGDAVPDLEKLKQLSQLYAVSIDYLVGNEKQTNNQTKPKYLNLRELQKIYFMAATVIYCGASLYDNDLWGSLWVIYLVCGLAFEIHKFCLIKYLN; encoded by the coding sequence ATGAGCATTTTAAGTGAGCACCTTAGAGAGCAAAGAATTGCTAATCACTGGTCACAAGAACAATTAGCAACCAAAATGGAAGTTTCCAGACAATCTGTTTCCAAATGGGAGACTGGGGATGCAGTTCCTGATCTAGAAAAATTAAAGCAGTTAAGCCAGTTGTATGCTGTATCAATTGATTATTTAGTTGGTAATGAAAAGCAAACAAATAATCAAACTAAGCCTAAATACCTAAATCTCAGGGAACTGCAGAAAATTTATTTTATGGCAGCAACTGTAATTTATTGTGGTGCCTCTCTATATGATAATGACTTATGGGGCAGCCTTTGGGTTATTTATCTTGTCTGTGGCCTGGCTTTTGAAATTCATAAATTTTGTTTAATTAAATATCTTAACTAA